The Cloacibacillus sp. An23 genomic sequence AAACGCGCTGGGTACGCCTCACGGACGAGCAGGAAGAGGCATACGAGGCGGCAAAAGAAAAATTCGAGCACGACATGGACGAACTCGAAAGCCGCTACACCATAAGCTATATGAGCGACGACTACCCGGATTCCTTCTGGCGTAGAAGCTCCATGCTCATATTCCGTCTCTTTACGAGCCTCCAGACCATAGTCTGCGGCTTCGAGCGCGTAAGAACGGGCAGGGACAGCTTCGAGCTCAGGCGGTACGACAGCCGCAGGACGGAGGCCCTTCTCGACGTCGTCCGCTCACTGCCGGAAGATAAGGTCATCGTCTGGGCGAAATATCTCAACTCGATAGAAGACATTTCAGAAGCCCTTTGCGAAGAATACGGGAAGGAAAAGGTCTGCCTCTATCACGGCGGGCTCAACGCGAAGCAGCGCGACGCCGAGCTTGACCGCTTCGAGGCGAAGGACGGGGCTCGCTTTCTAGTGGCGACTCAAAGCTGCGGCGGCCACGGGCTCAACCTCCAGTTCTGCCGCTGGCAGATATTCTTCGCAAACGGCTTCAAGTACTCCGAGCGGCTGCAGGCCGAAGACCGCTGTCACAGACACGGACAAAGGCGGCACGTTACTTACATAGACCTCTGCGCCTCAGACACGATAGACGAGAAAATAGATGAAGCGCTTACGAAAAAGGGCAGCCTTCTCGACGCCTTCCGGCGCGAGGTGAAGCGGATAAAAGACGACAAGGACACAGGCAAGGCTGATAAAGTGAAAAAGCTGAAGGAGATGGTGAGGAAGCTGTGAAGACGGGAAAAACTTATACGAACATAAACGTATACGAGGCGGCGCAGAAGAGGCTCGACTACATCTTCGGCGAGTTCGACCGCGTGCTCGTCGCCTTCTCCGGCGGCAAGGACTCGGGCGTCTGCCTCAACCTCTGCTACGAGTACGCGAAAGAGCGCGGCCTGCTGGGCAAGCTCGCCATGTACCACATCGACTACGAGGCTCAGTACAGAGCCACGACCGAGTTCGTTGAAAAGACCTTCGCGGCGTTCCCCGGCATAGAAAAATACTGGTGCTGTATGCCGGTAGGCGCAAGCTGCGCCTGCAGCATGACCGGGGCGTACTGGTATCCCTGGGAGAAGGCGAAAAAAGAGATCTGGGTGCGCCCGATGCCCGACAACGAGTTCGTCGTCAACGAGGACAACTGCAAGGCCCCTTTTACCCCGGGAGACAGCGATTACGTCTTTCAGGAAAACTTCTCGAAGTGGTACGCGAAGGAGAACGGACGCACCGCGGTCGTCGTCGGCATACGCGCGACGGAGAGCCTCAGCCGCTACAGCGCGGTGGCAAGGATAGACAAAACGACCGGCTATAAGGGGAAGAGCTGGCTCACCGAGGTAGACGGCTCCACCGTCAACGCTTACCCGATATACGACTGGGAGACGGCGGATGTATGGATAGCAAACGCGAAATTCGGATGGGACTATAA encodes the following:
- a CDS encoding DEAD/DEAH box helicase — translated: MRQINTTTQLLPHQQAAVDKVRGIKVSGLFMDMGTGKTRTVIELAKLRAPRIDHVLWICPVSLKETVRREIMKHTDCTPEDIYVFGDKTDSALPKDKLWYIVGIESFSSSSRVTMAANAIITDKTFVVMDESSYIKGHNAIRTRRVTLLAEKAKYRTILTGTPLTQGIVDLFSQMYFLSPKILGYKSFYSFEANHLEYHPKRPGLVVRAHNVPYLAEKIKPYVYQCTKDECMEIPDKLYKTRWVRLTDEQEEAYEAAKEKFEHDMDELESRYTISYMSDDYPDSFWRRSSMLIFRLFTSLQTIVCGFERVRTGRDSFELRRYDSRRTEALLDVVRSLPEDKVIVWAKYLNSIEDISEALCEEYGKEKVCLYHGGLNAKQRDAELDRFEAKDGARFLVATQSCGGHGLNLQFCRWQIFFANGFKYSERLQAEDRCHRHGQRRHVTYIDLCASDTIDEKIDEALTKKGSLLDAFRREVKRIKDDKDTGKADKVKKLKEMVRKL
- a CDS encoding DUF3440 domain-containing protein codes for the protein MKTGKTYTNINVYEAAQKRLDYIFGEFDRVLVAFSGGKDSGVCLNLCYEYAKERGLLGKLAMYHIDYEAQYRATTEFVEKTFAAFPGIEKYWCCMPVGASCACSMTGAYWYPWEKAKKEIWVRPMPDNEFVVNEDNCKAPFTPGDSDYVFQENFSKWYAKENGRTAVVVGIRATESLSRYSAVARIDKTTGYKGKSWLTEVDGSTVNAYPIYDWETADVWIANAKFGWDYNKLYDLYYMAGVPVEQMRVASPFHQCGAASLRLYKVIDPSTWAKMVGRVNGVNFTAIYGDTIAMGWKDIKLPAGHTWKSYYEFLLTTMDKATAEHYDDVLRRSKKYWMEKGGGVRKETVKEIMQTIPGVEHVGPSKQYEGREILRFSEYPDDIDCSEFTVVPSYKRMCICIMKNDYYCKYAGFGPTKEATVKRRKAMEKYKNL